In the Colwellia sp. 20A7 genome, one interval contains:
- a CDS encoding cadherin repeat domain-containing protein: protein MSIIYTKKTLSLSLLISASILSGCNSSNDDNSAPVLTGDSAPVVAENSLIVGQYSATDADNDDITFSISGQDNALFTIDQNGQLTFNTAPDFDSGETGPYTLTVIATDSGQLTDELSVSIIIGDIKDTPSLAVVQTIAPDYSNSEVVYMNGATQEVNSGYYIKDASDYTLATYKTDVFHIGRFFIDTITKYNGAEVNERDTALWSFSTQDSQDSISRNPYALVSLDEAKAYLLRYGSSKVWIVNPQADNIDDFKTGELDLTSYVPENNTNGTPSPAAAVINDGKLYIVMQRLSDAYAPNTSYVAVFDTNTDEEIETNANSEDTVKGIPLEGLNPLENSITTGNDKVYISTRSDYSNTDLALSRIEEITPSDYSVRQVLNAGDITDNVSGFIKSAVIVSSEKGYFYTSESVFVPSFHEISSLYQFNPTTGEITESNVANTGTEGINFLGLDSANFLWLSMPTPSAPGVDIINSETNEIVNERLATNLNPSTIRFLEE, encoded by the coding sequence ATGTCTATAATATATACAAAAAAAACACTATCTTTAAGCTTATTAATTTCTGCCAGCATACTTAGTGGTTGTAATTCAAGCAATGATGATAACAGTGCTCCTGTACTTACTGGTGATAGCGCACCTGTCGTCGCTGAAAACTCACTAATTGTCGGTCAATACTCAGCGACGGATGCTGACAACGATGACATAACGTTTAGCATTTCAGGCCAAGATAATGCACTTTTTACTATTGATCAAAACGGGCAATTAACGTTTAACACTGCGCCAGATTTTGACAGCGGTGAAACAGGGCCATATACACTCACAGTGATTGCCACTGATAGCGGACAATTAACAGATGAATTGAGTGTTTCCATCATTATTGGTGATATCAAAGACACACCATCATTAGCAGTAGTTCAAACGATTGCGCCTGATTACAGTAACTCCGAAGTTGTCTATATGAACGGAGCAACTCAAGAAGTAAATAGCGGTTATTATATTAAAGATGCCTCTGATTATACTTTAGCCACATACAAGACTGACGTTTTCCATATAGGTCGATTTTTTATCGATACTATTACCAAATATAACGGCGCAGAAGTCAATGAAAGAGACACGGCATTATGGTCATTCTCAACACAAGATAGCCAAGACTCAATTAGTCGTAATCCTTATGCTTTAGTGTCGCTAGATGAAGCAAAAGCATATTTACTACGTTACGGCTCAAGTAAAGTGTGGATTGTTAACCCACAAGCCGACAATATTGATGATTTTAAAACAGGCGAATTAGATTTAACGAGTTACGTACCTGAAAATAACACCAATGGCACACCAAGTCCTGCCGCTGCAGTTATTAATGACGGTAAGCTTTACATTGTTATGCAACGTTTATCGGATGCTTATGCACCCAACACCAGCTATGTAGCCGTATTCGATACCAATACCGATGAAGAAATAGAAACTAACGCTAACAGTGAAGATACTGTTAAAGGTATTCCTTTAGAAGGGTTAAACCCACTTGAAAATAGTATCACTACGGGCAATGATAAAGTATATATCAGTACGCGTAGTGATTATAGCAACACTGACTTAGCATTAAGTCGTATTGAAGAAATAACGCCAAGTGATTACAGTGTTCGCCAAGTACTTAATGCTGGTGATATTACAGATAACGTGAGCGGCTTTATTAAAAGTGCCGTTATTGTATCCTCAGAAAAAGGTTACTTTTATACTAGCGAATCAGTATTTGTACCAAGCTTCCATGAAATATCATCACTTTACCAATTTAACCCTACAACAGGTGAGATTACAGAGAGTAACGTAGCGAACACAGGTACAGAAGGAATTAATTTTCTTGGTTTGGATAGTGCCAATTTCTTATGGTTGAGTATGCCAACACCAAGTGCACCAGGTGTTGATATTATCAACAGTGAAACAAATGAAATAGTAAACGAACGTTTAGCGACAAACTTAAACCCAAGTACTATTCGCTTTCTTGAAGAATAA
- a CDS encoding cobalamin-binding protein has product MKNIVKKIILLALISLSFASLAENTLASATTHKPSIIALSPHIVEMLYDIGAGEQIIGTTTFADYPEQAKEIPIVGNYLRLQIEKFITLQPDYIIAWKSGNPSDDITRLEQLGFKIIYSQPNNFEDIAKEMREFGQLTGHEQKANAQAEKLLNQLNMIKAQYQNKPPITVFYELWSKPLTTIAKGSWPQQFLNICQANNPFEQVDIAYPQVNIEKVLQAPIQLIIQPLSANQSAKVGFNWQDWPIIPAVKNEQIIQPNADSMHRMTMRSLTALSKLCADIDKSRAFYQANISDKAFE; this is encoded by the coding sequence ATGAAAAATATAGTAAAAAAAATAATACTATTAGCTTTAATTAGCCTTAGCTTTGCGAGTCTTGCTGAAAATACACTTGCATCAGCAACGACACATAAACCGAGTATTATTGCGCTTTCTCCTCATATTGTAGAAATGCTTTATGATATAGGTGCGGGTGAACAAATTATCGGTACAACAACGTTTGCCGATTACCCAGAGCAAGCAAAAGAAATCCCTATTGTGGGTAATTACTTGCGCCTGCAAATTGAAAAGTTCATCACATTACAGCCTGATTATATTATCGCTTGGAAAAGTGGCAATCCAAGTGATGACATTACTCGATTAGAGCAACTCGGCTTTAAAATTATCTATTCTCAACCGAATAATTTCGAAGATATTGCGAAAGAAATGCGTGAGTTTGGTCAATTAACAGGACATGAACAAAAAGCTAATGCTCAAGCCGAGAAACTACTTAACCAACTCAACATGATAAAAGCTCAATACCAAAATAAACCGCCTATCACGGTTTTTTACGAATTATGGTCTAAGCCATTAACCACGATAGCGAAAGGTAGTTGGCCACAACAGTTCTTGAATATTTGCCAAGCCAATAATCCATTTGAGCAAGTTGATATAGCCTACCCTCAAGTAAATATAGAAAAAGTATTGCAAGCACCTATTCAATTAATTATTCAGCCTTTATCTGCAAATCAAAGTGCTAAAGTCGGTTTTAACTGGCAAGACTGGCCAATTATACCTGCCGTTAAAAACGAACAAATAATTCAACCAAATGCTGATTCAATGCATCGTATGACGATGAGAAGCTTAACTGCCTTATCCAAACTCTGTGCCGATATAGATAAAAGCAGAGCCTTCTACCAAGCCAACATTTCAGATAAAGCGTTCGAATAA
- a CDS encoding TonB-dependent receptor gives MNKLLSIPSLSFYCCCLFFTKISYGAQSNIDSVETDIETIEIVNSHEFNSVNYQVLHREDLINSAQTLSDALKNINGIQIRQISGLGNPVSISIRGSSGKQVQMYIDGQLVNDSQFGGFDLNQIPTDQIESIEISKSQALGTGSTPIGGVIRVNTYNPSENKKKIALSIGSFGYKEINILSNNAFKKHSFAFGGNYLVSDNDYSYLVPQSFNNPSDSIDEPLRNNDFKKLTLFVNDNVQLNQHQLRFNLQYNKQEKALANYQNNSPENRSTLDSDQIRYSIQHYWLADINALSGVNFEGIEINYSGENKDELYLESPNEDRTNTSDYNSTKQQISIKPNINWSTLSFTPFVDLSWQDFSSFSTQNGETVQCNGISSCDIKAEQTQLNFGARIEWKSDDYPVSSYILGNRLQEKNENSALNTINSQKLTKNTHYSTQELGITYGRDKINTSLNFSNGIRTPTLFELFGDRGSFKGNSNLLPEEASTITLGLQYQLNKVNLTASLYRQDLENSIVAIFNSSGVGSYTNVGGALLNGFEFQANLSLLDNLSLSMQMSLIDSETASPFTAFDNKKLPGIYHQQYSVSLRYKIKPDWQIKINTDLDKDLYFNRSNQFESVNSNVGNGNPADRSLTNLSLNWQTQQYNTSLSFNNVFNENYQDLANRPAQGRSIQLKFSIEDL, from the coding sequence ATGAATAAATTACTCTCAATACCTTCACTTAGTTTTTACTGCTGTTGCTTGTTTTTTACCAAAATAAGTTATGGAGCACAATCAAATATAGATAGTGTAGAAACGGATATAGAAACCATTGAAATCGTCAATTCTCATGAATTCAATAGTGTCAATTATCAAGTATTACATCGTGAAGATTTAATTAATTCTGCTCAAACATTATCCGATGCTCTTAAGAATATCAATGGTATACAAATAAGACAAATTAGCGGTTTAGGTAACCCTGTCTCTATTTCTATCCGGGGTTCAAGTGGTAAACAAGTACAAATGTATATCGATGGGCAACTCGTCAACGATAGTCAATTTGGTGGCTTTGATCTTAACCAAATACCGACGGATCAAATTGAGAGTATTGAGATTAGTAAAAGCCAAGCACTAGGAACAGGTTCAACACCAATTGGCGGTGTCATTAGAGTAAACACTTATAACCCAAGTGAAAACAAAAAGAAAATTGCTTTATCGATTGGTTCATTTGGTTATAAAGAAATCAATATTTTAAGTAATAATGCATTTAAAAAACACAGTTTCGCATTCGGGGGAAATTACTTAGTCAGCGATAACGATTATAGCTATTTAGTTCCTCAAAGTTTTAATAACCCTTCTGACTCAATTGATGAACCGCTAAGAAATAATGATTTTAAAAAATTAACATTATTTGTTAATGACAATGTACAACTAAATCAGCATCAGTTACGGTTTAATTTGCAATACAATAAACAAGAAAAAGCGCTAGCTAACTATCAGAATAACTCACCTGAAAATCGCTCAACCTTAGATAGTGACCAAATAAGGTACAGTATTCAACACTATTGGTTGGCCGATATTAATGCCTTGAGTGGTGTAAATTTTGAAGGTATTGAAATTAATTATTCTGGTGAAAACAAAGATGAGCTTTATTTAGAGAGTCCGAATGAAGATAGAACAAACACCAGTGACTATAATAGTACGAAACAACAAATAAGTATCAAACCTAATATTAACTGGTCAACACTGAGTTTCACTCCCTTTGTTGATCTTAGCTGGCAGGATTTCAGTTCATTCAGCACCCAAAATGGTGAAACAGTACAATGTAATGGCATTAGTAGTTGTGATATAAAAGCAGAACAAACACAGCTAAATTTTGGTGCACGTATTGAATGGAAAAGTGATGACTATCCTGTCAGCAGCTATATATTAGGTAATCGACTACAAGAAAAAAATGAAAATAGCGCATTAAACACAATTAATAGCCAAAAATTAACTAAAAACACACACTACTCTACCCAAGAGCTTGGCATTACCTACGGAAGAGACAAGATAAATACGTCTTTAAACTTCAGTAACGGTATTAGAACACCCACCTTGTTTGAGCTATTTGGCGATAGAGGCTCTTTTAAAGGTAACAGCAACTTACTACCCGAAGAAGCAAGTACCATCACGCTAGGCCTGCAATACCAACTAAACAAAGTAAATCTAACCGCTTCACTTTATCGTCAAGATTTAGAGAACTCTATTGTAGCGATATTTAACTCAAGTGGTGTTGGGTCTTATACCAATGTTGGTGGTGCTTTATTAAATGGCTTTGAGTTTCAGGCAAATCTTTCATTGTTAGATAATTTATCTTTATCGATGCAAATGAGCCTGATTGATAGCGAAACTGCTTCGCCGTTTACTGCTTTTGATAATAAAAAGCTGCCGGGTATTTATCATCAACAATATAGCGTTTCATTACGCTATAAAATAAAACCCGATTGGCAAATCAAAATAAATACTGATCTTGATAAAGACCTTTATTTTAATCGTAGCAATCAATTCGAATCAGTAAATAGCAATGTTGGTAATGGCAATCCCGCTGATCGCAGTTTAACGAATCTTTCACTTAACTGGCAAACGCAACAATATAACACCAGTCTATCTTTTAATAATGTATTTAACGAAAACTATCAAGACTTGGCCAATAGACCAGCTCAAGGTAGAAGTATTCAACTCAAATTTTCAATCGAGGATCTTTAA
- a CDS encoding LysR substrate-binding domain-containing protein: MFEIKHLKTLVTLSNTGNIRKAADALFVSQSALSHQLKDLEQRLNTQLFIRNTSPVQFTDKGQVLLTLAGNILPKISAALNELKAEKNTTTHLNLAIACHACFQWLLPITEQFSQQYPELKLNFMEQNFFGKTSLEQAFPKPINNKPADDDVDILFIDEKIENDNYVYQALGTYEVVAVLAKESETTTQPFLSAADFSQYTLLTYPVKIEELDLFKLFLNKNPNQEASNKYKPKAIKQVANSHMILQMVAANMGIAVLPKWLVNSLSKQSMVQTKRIGEAGIYKTLYARYQAQSPHIEIIEQLIPQTISAFERLNKAEITE, translated from the coding sequence ATGTTTGAGATAAAGCACCTAAAAACACTTGTCACATTGTCAAACACTGGAAATATAAGAAAAGCTGCTGATGCCCTTTTTGTGAGCCAATCAGCGCTTTCTCATCAGTTAAAGGACTTAGAGCAACGCTTAAACACCCAATTATTTATTCGTAATACTTCGCCAGTGCAATTCACCGATAAGGGACAAGTATTACTAACATTAGCCGGTAATATTTTGCCAAAAATCAGTGCGGCATTAAATGAGTTAAAAGCTGAAAAAAACACAACAACTCATCTCAATTTAGCTATTGCCTGTCACGCTTGCTTTCAGTGGTTATTACCTATTACCGAGCAATTTTCACAACAGTACCCAGAATTAAAACTTAACTTTATGGAACAAAACTTTTTTGGCAAAACTTCATTAGAACAAGCTTTTCCTAAACCGATTAATAATAAACCTGCTGATGATGATGTCGACATTCTATTTATTGATGAAAAAATTGAAAACGATAACTATGTTTATCAAGCACTTGGAACCTATGAAGTAGTTGCTGTACTAGCAAAAGAAAGCGAAACCACAACCCAACCTTTTTTATCAGCCGCTGACTTTAGCCAATACACTTTACTCACCTATCCAGTGAAAATAGAAGAACTTGATCTCTTTAAGCTTTTTTTAAATAAAAACCCCAATCAAGAAGCTAGTAATAAATACAAACCAAAAGCGATCAAACAAGTCGCTAATAGTCATATGATATTACAAATGGTTGCTGCTAATATGGGAATAGCGGTGTTGCCTAAATGGTTAGTAAATAGTTTAAGTAAGCAATCAATGGTACAAACTAAACGCATTGGTGAGGCGGGTATATATAAAACCCTCTACGCCCGTTATCAAGCTCAAAGCCCGCATATTGAAATCATTGAGCAATTGATACCACAAACTATTTCAGCTTTTGAACGTTTAAATAAAGCAGAGATAACAGAATAG